Genomic window (Arachis hypogaea cultivar Tifrunner chromosome 13, arahy.Tifrunner.gnm2.J5K5, whole genome shotgun sequence):
TTCTTGTCTGCCTTGCTGAATATCAATGCTATATCTTCCTGTTCAATTCAACTATCTCAgcttggaataataataataaatccttcTCAGCTTAATGCATATAAGGATGCACATACCATAACTTTCCTCTGATTTATAGTGGCACAATCACCTAAAGCATAGATGTTGTCATATCCCTCCACCCTTAGCCATTCATCAGTGGCTAATGCACGTCTATTACTCTATAACACAAACAATTCCAACcaacaaaaacaattaaataacCAACACTTTTTTCTtagtttaaaaatagaaaaagtatagaTAATCATCAacatttttgaacaatgtgtgaacaatatgaattaataggattaaaagagtaaattaatcttaaatttaattagtagcattcaATTAggatgtagtgtatttttatttgattggtagttgttcatgttgttcaagatgGTTATTGTTTGCCTAGCACTCTGTGAATACGAAGCGACAAACCTGGCCAACTTGtttcataaattcaattatttcTGGGCGAGGACCGACGCCGGTGGACCAAACTACCATTCCATGAGGTATGGAAGCAACTTGACCGCTTACTCTGTCTTTGGCCGAGATTTCTCTCTCACTTACTTTGATAACCATAGATCCTAACTTCACATCTATGCCATCCCTTTTGAACTTTGTTTCAGCAAATTCTGTGATTCTCTTGTCAAACCTGCAAAAAATGtcatctttctctttttaaactcATTATGTGATTGGAACAAAACAACGTAACAaataggaaaagaaagaaaatgttacaTGTTTAAGATATGATCTCCGGCCTCCAGCAAAGTGATATTGACATAACGTTGTAGAGAAGGATAGAGTTTAGAAAGATCCTCATGAACAAAGTCATGAAGTTCTGCAGCAAACTCTACCCCAGTTGGGCCTCCTCCAACAATCACAAAACTCAGaagcttcttcttctcttcatcagaTATGGATGGAATGCTTGCTTTCTCAAAAAGATCAACCACCTTTTGCCGGATTCTTAGAGCATCATCCACTTCCTTCACATACATTCAAATCCAAAGAATAATTATTAACATAATTTCGATGATTccaaaataaagacacaaaagacATAACTATAAAGTAATTTTTATACTTCTAACTATAAACCAGAGAGGTAAATCTCTATGTGTTACCTAAAGAGATTGCTTTTGTTGAAAATGTGAAAGGGAAAGAAagatgtataatatatatatataccttcaaGAAGTAAGCATGTTCCTGAACTCCAGGTGTGTTGAAGGTATTAGAACGTGCTCCCATGGCTATTACAAGGTAATCATAATCAAGGGAAAAATCTTCAATCCCACCCATCTTTTTCTCTGGATCAGCACGGCAGTAAACTTTCTTGTTCTTCGGGTCGATCTTATAGCATTCAGCTTCACTGAATTCAATATTTACACCACTCTGTTGCAAATTAAAGGTGTGTACTAATCACTATTTATCTCATGACTCCATATTCGATCACTAGTTTTCACTTTAATCATGCTATTTTTACTTTACCATGAAGCAACAAAAAGTCGAACATGCACgtttgaaaatacaaaaatattaagtgtatctatatatttatatttatatttatttattatttaatatgtattttatatttcaacacatatttttactaataactgattttagtaattaattttttattgaaaatgtttgataactaaaataaattaataagaaacaactaaaatttattttattttttatttattaattattataataattaataaaaattaactaaaaccagttttatctgatttttttttaattttttgtcttcTTACCATAACGGTTTGAACAAATGGTGTACACGAAAAAAGGACATTTTTTGTACTATCTACAAGCAGGGACGGACATAAGGGGGGATAAGGGGAGTGGCGGACTCGGCCCCCaactttttttaatagtaataagttattatgtataatttattttttttaaaaaaaatatttagtatttaatttaatataaataaaagttcaatctaatttaaatattaataatttttaatatctaaaaaataagtaacaatattaaaaaaatctgaaaaatatattattactaatattttttaattaaataaaaatttttaaatctcataaagtgaattctttttcttcttgtggccgtttttttattcgtttggtattaattctctctgtttcatctgctacaattaagagatctttttcaactatgaatattgtgaaaaataacttagaaacaaaataaaagatgaatttcttgctaattgtcttttaattatattgaaaagaaaattgttgaaaattttgacacaaattttattatcggtgaattttatgatacaaaaaatcgaccacttcgttagtaaaaagtatacacatattttttttactttaaaatatattctctatccgtatatttttataatacatcttatattatataatttttttacataatttttaatattatatgtattattgGCCCCTATAATatcatttctggatccgtccctgtCTACAAGATGCGATTGTTTATCAATTTTTACGCCCCAATAAAACGTACCCAAATAGAGTACCTTTCTTGAGATGTTGCGAATGGGTTCAACAATGCTGCGTGCTTCGACAGTGCCACAAGTGACACTTGGCAACAAAGGGGTGAATGCAAAATAGTTACGAGGTGAAACAACATGGATATCATAAGATGAACTTCTGATGCTCTTAAGAAAACTGGTTCCTGCCCAACCAGTTCCAAGAATCACCACTTTCTTTCTTGGGGCTTCTTTCACATTCTCACTTTGTACCGCTTCACCGTATGCCACTAGGCCTCCACTACTGCAAACCcccaaaacaaaataatataatcatcacAGGAAATAAGAAATGATCATTAATTGCTAGAGTTGATCCATTCTGCTGTTTTGATCTTTTAAGGCATACAAAATTTGTGTTTTATGAAGTTTTGTTACTTATAATCATAATCAAACAATTTTTTAGGGTTAATGTTCAAAATAGTTTGTAAAAAATTACGCACAAGAGTCaacttgatttaatttttaaaaaattcaactaCTCAATTTTGTTAGAAAACATATATCCTTCTGTTAACTTTCTCTCAAGAACATGATTTTTTAGAGATTTTCTATTGACTCTAACATAGTTTTTCAAGAACCAATTTAAACATAAACTCGTTTTTTTATCTGttgtctttatatttttatttgagagACATATCCAAATACAATCATAATATGTCAAGAACTCATCAAGACTCAAACTTGTTACATTTGGATTTGTCATCACAAATAACTCGAGATGTTTAAAGAAAacaaatttctaattatttgaaccATAAAAGCATCAAATTCTAAATCAAATAAGGAGTAGtcaagtcaccaaaaaaacaaaaaaaaaaacaataaggaGTAGTCTtcgtttatttatttatctgttacAATCACTTTTCGCTTCATGCATTTTTGTATTCGGCATATTTAATTTGTTCAGATACAAATATACAATACTATGGCTactaaaacattaaaaaaaagagagagaaaaagaagaagcatgagatagaaaaggaaaagagtacagaaagaaacaaaagtagagaATTGAGAAGGTGTGAGGACCTGATAACAGTGCATACAATAGCAGACTTGGACCAACTGGGATACTCATTAAAAACCCTTGATGCTGTGTGATAGAAGGATGACCAACGCATTCTGAATCCCTTgattaatttctcttctcttgtgCCTTTGTGTTTGTTGTGATTGCTTCTATATCTTCATTCCTTGCAAATGAGTGCAACCAAAAACTAGTAACAGATTTTTGAGGTACAGTTTTAAATACTGGGGCACCTgcagtggcggaacttgaaacaaaattttggggggccACATAGAAGATAATTCTCAAAATACTTTTGATATGGacccatttaagataagctcgtctaatctcatctctctggtttaggtgatattgccaaatttaaagccatTTTTCAGGGTCTCGTTCtaaaaaattaaggtcaaactcatcagatgtaactatttgaacttttgaaggttgtatctcacttttttcgtgattcattaaagtataAGAACTATCTATAGGTATTGATATTGTAAaaattatatgttctccttcttaaatattaggcttcctcttaaaaaatgcatcaattctttgattttttttattattattttatataaaaatttgaatatatatcatgtagaatatgtaaaaaagaagttagaaggataaatattaaaatttataatatttattaaatttttttgtatcaatttatacaaatacaataatattaatacttattgaatattctattattttttatcatataaaaaattaaattaaataaatagtaaaatataaaataatattaaattaaataaataaaaatatctaattttttatatttgaacttaaaggTAGAGAGAGGGTTGCTTATTGAACTTGTTCCTTGCGAGATAAAGCTTTCGAAGTGTGATCGGCTACAAGCTCCGTCAGGGGCTCGGAAGTATTCTCCTCGGAACTGAAGACCTCGGCGTGGaacctgcaaaaaggactccgacACTCAAGTTAGTGCTCGGTAATATAAACTTCAACAAGCAAAAGTAAAAATAAGGAATTTGTAGGGTTTGGTGCTATGAAGTCGTTTTTCCTAGTAGCTTATGATCACTGTTTTTCACTTGCCCCAGACGAGGTTTGCTCGTCTGTTTAAATAGACCGCGTAGTAAAGGAAGGTGGACGTTTGAGTAGTGTTTGGCTTTTTAGGGTTTGTTACCGGAAATCGATGTATGAGTTTGTTGATGTGAGATTCTTGGCACTTGCGACGTGTTTGACCTGTTCTCGATTGTGAGTTTTGTTAGCCGAGGATATCAGTAAGGTACAGAATTTATTGGgtactttaagtcatagtaaagtatttaaaccaattgaattattttttatcttttgaaaaagtactactaatttttttataaaaagtttgggggggccatggcccccccttgtctgaactaagctccgccACTGGGCACCTGGTCAAATTGAAAGTGTTAATGCCACGTAGTGTATGATGCATTTTGTTCGGTTACATTGTCAAGTTGAAAGGATTAATTAAGACATACACTTGCCTATTTTATTGTAACATAATTAGGACATTTGCCTATTGTAAGAGATACAGATCTCCAATATATGAGGACTTGGATTGGATCAtgtttgaaataataataattaaaaaaaagaaaagaaaaaagaagtggaACAGTAGTCTATTGAATCGGGTTCTTCATGTTTTAAGAAAACATTACACTTTGTAGGCTTAATTCACGGATCATTCATTTAATaaatcatgcaacaaacaaaattgtgaatttgtgataCTATAGACTATATAGTCTATCTTTGACATCAATGTTAGTTTTGTATTCACGTTTTCCTATCTTGGATAGGGTGAGAAATTATATTTAGTTAATTTAAATCACATACTCCATCTAATAATAAAGGAGAATAAATTGACTCAATGTTCATTATAAGTGTGAATATCCAGTTCTATTAGAATATTGGACTCGACAAAATATACACTTTTggccaatattttattttcctcCATCCTAATTTTAGTCTACTTTAACTTTTCTTCAATTTAAAAAACTAGGGAGACTAAAATTATCATATTATGCTTGACATAAAagttagaaataataataataataaaattttcaatcagATATGATATTTTTACAATGCTACATagtcaataaatattattattttttgttcgtaTTTATTAACTAGTAATAATTTACACCTATATTTATAGACGTTTTGCACACAAGAAACATAAATTTACACAtctatttactattaattttacaCACAAACAAATACAGTTTGCACTCACATTTTTCAGAGTTTGTacatatgaattaataaaatttatttgttaaaaacaaTTTAGTGTTTATGCTGgccaaataataactaaaaatactaaaaattacttaTCTCCAATTGTGACTGATGGTAATTAGTGGCTAAGAGAaatggggttgaatcttagcccattttTTCTGAGTATTACTTTCTGCCTTTTAGTATAGCTTCAGGAGATATTTCTGttttttgtctcataacaagttaagagacatttttttttgtctcgtaacctgttaggagatatttttcaattttgtctcataCGCAACAGaaatagaaatggagtagaagagaaagagagaatcacacccagaagtatcttggttcagctgctaagtgcaatgcagcctacgtcCAATCTCCATTACAATAGTgacagaatttcactataatcaacagattacatacaccaattcttcccTAGAAACTACCCATTCCTATCCGGGAGAAGTCCAAAATCTATCCCCAAAACTGAACTTAACTTAGACAACTACCAAGCTTTCAattgcaaagtgctaacccaacttgtaagggaatCCCTACaagatcatgaaacacaacatacaaATGTAAAAAGAAATTCTTAGACATCTAtagctttttctttaattttgaaatctctaccttttttctctcactggttttttcttacaaacctcactctatttgcctttttcaccatgagactcaaacagacaaaactaaagaaaagaatacaaaataaaactcattgaaggagaagaactctgtaaactttgggtagctatgagaactctgtgcttttctCTCCTTACTTCAACCCTTGGCCGtgcacccttattatagaaggggaagcttccaaggttgaaactggTTCAACCAAGCCACCAACATCTTTTCCATCACACAAAACCGGTtcggacagagagaagagagaaggaaaCCGAAAGCAAATCAACATGTATttacctctctctcatctcttctcatcaaacttcatcaatctgagcctttCATATTGACTTTGTCCCTAAGAAAGAattctgacccttgatgaacttttgatccttgacagctccatctgttccatttttgcttcttcctccaCGTAACTACAGTAACTACCTTCTGTCTTGGATGAACAAAAGTGGAATCGAGCCATACCACagagatcttcttctctgaccgagcTTATTGCTTCTATTTTTGATATGAAGATCTTGaatcttcttcttcacatcttGCCTTTAGTGGCAACAATCTTGCCACAGCCATGCTTTAGATCTTCTTTTCTCAAGGCCATCATCATCCtaatctctttcttcttcctagCTCCTCTGATAATTTCTCTGATAACTTTTACCTTCTTCTTTCCTGCTGACAtgaatgaagaagagagagaggagagagaagaaagaagaaacttTGGAAGCAATGAAtgaaattaaaccaaattaaatccCACTTCCATTCCCCTATGCATAGTAACGTGTGGAACATTTAATGCAatcaaatcaatttaaattttctcTTTCCTGTTACCAATGCATGCattcaatttaattaaactttGAATTTCATAACCCATAGAGAAAGGTAAGCGTGGAAAGCATGCTCCactactttttttttcctttcaatttcggACCAAGGCTTGTTGGTATCacaacaaaaattaatttgggCTATTCACATGATACTTGGCCCAAATAACATTTGCAAAATAAT
Coding sequences:
- the LOC112732925 gene encoding external alternative NAD(P)H-ubiquinone oxidoreductase B3, mitochondrial-like; translation: MRWSSFYHTASRVFNEYPSWSKSAIVCTVISSGGLVAYGEAVQSENVKEAPRKKVVILGTGWAGTSFLKSIRSSSYDIHVVSPRNYFAFTPLLPSVTCGTVEARSIVEPIRNISRKSGVNIEFSEAECYKIDPKNKKVYCRADPEKKMGGIEDFSLDYDYLVIAMGARSNTFNTPGVQEHAYFLKEVDDALRIRQKVVDLFEKASIPSISDEEKKKLLSFVIVGGGPTGVEFAAELHDFVHEDLSKLYPSLQRYVNITLLEAGDHILNMFDKRITEFAETKFKRDGIDVKLGSMVIKVSEREISAKDRVSGQVASIPHGMVVWSTGVGPRPEIIEFMKQVGQSNRRALATDEWLRVEGYDNIYALGDCATINQRKVMEDIALIFSKADKKNSGKLDLKEFQGVVDDIIERYPQVEIYLKKNQMKDIATLLKFSQDSSVTVDIESFKSALSNVDTQMKNLPPTAQVAAQQGAYLADCFNRMEICERYPEGPLRFRGTGRHRFHPFRYKHFGQFAPLGGEQTAAQLPGDWISIGHSTQWLWYSIYASKLVSWRTRALVVSDWGRRFVFGRDSSRI